One Camelina sativa cultivar DH55 chromosome 3, Cs, whole genome shotgun sequence genomic window carries:
- the LOC104773697 gene encoding probable sodium-coupled neutral amino acid transporter 6, giving the protein MDDSFGKPGRVMLQVAILVSNIGVLIVYMIIIGDVLAGKEEYGIHHACMLEGWFGISWWNRRTFVLLITTLTVFAPLTCFKRIHSLRITYVISVALAVVFLLITAGIPIIKLFTDGLMMPRLLPISHIILLTTFVCCLLYFVSCCLEQSWAS; this is encoded by the exons ATGGATGATTCTTTTGGCAAACCTGGGAGAGTTATGTTGCAAGTTGCGATTCTCGTTAGCAACATTGGTGTTCTAATCGTCTATATGATCATCATTG GTGATGTTTTGGCTGGGAAAGAAGAATATGGAATCCACCATGCTTGTATGCTTGAAGGATGGTTTGGTATCAGTTGGTGGAACAGGAGAacttttgttcttctcattaCCACTCTCACTGTGTTTGCTCCCTTGACTTGCTTCAAGCGTATTC ATTCTTTGAGAATCACATATGTTATATCAGTTGCTCTAGCTGTTGTCTTTCTTCTCATCACTGCGGGGATTCCTATCataaagctgtttactgatGGTTTGATGATGCCAAGACTTCTGCCTATTAGCCATATCATCCTTCTGACTACATTTGTCTGCTGTCTTCTTTACTTTGTAAGTTGTTGTCTTGAACAAAGCTGGGCAAGTTGA